A genomic region of Leptolyngbya sp. NIES-2104 contains the following coding sequences:
- a CDS encoding RDD family protein yields MRCLNCGFDKLPLNSVHCTNCGVHLPSLLRDCLEAGTMLHHDTYRIDYPLGRGGFGITYRAFDIGLERSVAIKEFYPQEHAFREGLTGRLVIPHTKHDVYHRGLQRFLREGTLLAKLKHSGVVDVYNAFQERDTAYLVMELIKGRTLRDELEEQPERRLNVDRIREIMSQLVSALTVVHQRGVYHLDIAPDNAIMSSEGRVVLIDFGASRQGLGGGTTQAFKEAYAPPEVIDGKHTDARSDLFELGMMLHELLTGTLPPSSISRLLSYAHHGAELWDSMQVAEPWRGLISSAIRLNPDERPKDVQAWWDAHQFANQETVLSPQRTPTPQRIPTPPPRIPTPSPIPPTIVIPKPASTPTPIPAPIPVPARDFIATPIASPTAPKYAGFWLRLVADLIDRTLLVLASAIVLAANRYQPDNADNYFNAIFYTYIPLGLLYTTVLESSRMQATFGKQLMGIQVTDRNWKRLTLQRAFVRDLCKIFSYVTLGLGFLMASFTETRQALHDRITNCFVIRKS; encoded by the coding sequence ATGAGATGCCTCAATTGCGGTTTTGATAAATTACCGCTCAATTCAGTTCACTGCACCAATTGTGGTGTTCATCTTCCTTCCCTGCTGCGCGACTGTCTAGAAGCAGGCACAATGCTGCATCACGATACCTATCGCATCGATTATCCGCTCGGTCGGGGTGGATTTGGCATCACTTACAGAGCCTTTGATATCGGACTCGAACGATCGGTCGCGATCAAAGAGTTTTACCCACAGGAACACGCTTTCCGAGAAGGACTAACCGGGCGCTTAGTGATTCCTCACACGAAGCATGATGTTTATCACCGAGGATTGCAGCGATTTTTGCGCGAAGGAACCTTGTTGGCAAAATTAAAGCATTCGGGTGTTGTGGATGTCTACAATGCGTTTCAGGAGCGGGATACAGCTTATCTCGTGATGGAATTAATCAAAGGACGGACGCTGAGAGATGAACTCGAAGAACAACCTGAGCGGCGATTAAATGTCGATCGTATTCGCGAAATCATGTCTCAGTTAGTGAGTGCATTAACGGTCGTCCATCAGCGGGGAGTCTATCACCTCGATATTGCACCGGATAACGCGATTATGTCCTCGGAAGGGCGCGTTGTTTTAATCGATTTTGGAGCTTCTCGACAAGGCTTAGGAGGCGGAACCACGCAAGCGTTTAAAGAAGCATATGCCCCTCCAGAAGTCATCGATGGCAAGCATACCGATGCGAGAAGTGACTTGTTTGAACTGGGCATGATGCTGCACGAGCTTTTAACTGGGACATTACCGCCTTCGTCGATTTCTCGACTGCTGAGCTATGCCCATCATGGTGCTGAGCTTTGGGACTCGATGCAGGTGGCAGAACCTTGGCGAGGATTGATTAGCAGTGCGATTCGGCTCAATCCCGATGAGCGTCCGAAAGATGTTCAGGCTTGGTGGGATGCTCATCAATTTGCCAATCAAGAAACAGTCCTTTCGCCTCAGAGAACTCCCACACCGCAACGCATTCCCACACCCCCGCCGAGAATTCCGACACCCTCCCCGATTCCGCCCACGATCGTCATTCCGAAACCTGCTTCTACACCAACGCCCATTCCCGCCCCGATTCCTGTCCCCGCCCGCGATTTCATCGCAACTCCGATCGCATCTCCAACCGCGCCCAAATATGCCGGATTCTGGTTGCGATTGGTCGCGGATCTAATCGATCGAACATTGCTCGTTCTCGCAAGCGCGATCGTGCTGGCAGCGAATCGCTATCAACCGGATAACGCCGATAACTATTTCAATGCAATTTTTTATACTTATATTCCGCTGGGGTTGCTCTACACGACTGTGCTAGAAAGTTCCAGAATGCAGGCAACTTTCGGCAAACAATTGATGGGAATTCAGGTTACAGATAGAAATTGGAAGCGATTGACGTTACAGCGTGCCTTTGTGCGCGACCTGTGCAAAATCTTTTCCTATGTCACCTTGGGGCTTGGATTTTTGATGGCAAGCTTTACGGAAACTCGTCAGGCATTACACGATCGCATCACCAACTGTTTCGTGATAAGGAAATCTTGA
- a CDS encoding FHA domain-containing protein: MPVTVTLFWSDPVTEAEQEIVAITPIAMGRSPDAINAQGIPDRQHVILNSLQVSRFHALIEWKDRELIVSDQSSSNGILVNGRPCQSSTLVDGDVLQVGPFQISVLRTQFPSRVTTVSRPPSIPSRSSFPPAWFTDAEQISMADLAHGASLSRAVRKEVEQLDFAAIGGGLGSYIWADLLRLSGIRADRIRVLGKVQFDQSGNIRPDADQKPYWNYKQLCEFSQIPPHERLRSNSDSCPDNIWGFPSYALREAWTDFGKGDIGHALKLMWQVFSEPTGIETYTPRSGRVFDSIDREIRRIGWHQMFRYGDVRAIRKTNDDRYVIAYSRSSARGSDYRYLVARHVQIAIGYPALRYLPLVTAYREKTKESFHDRLVVNAYEDHQHIYEQLKHRGGGVVILQGRGIVASRIIQRIYEMRQQGCKIQIVHMLRSPVPQGHRYETSQRVVKNHQELQPFNWPKACWGGELREKLENATPEERKRLLSDWGGTTTADRRDWQEIIDQGIRSGWYRILFGEIKDLQREGERLRIDIIEKSEGRMSNEQMIKVDFLIDATGLTNEIQFSPLLKDLVLRYKLDLNPTQRLSVSNGFEMNGMRNGTGRMYAAGAMTLGGPYAAVDSFLGLQYAAIAAVDDLLSANVSGVQSLNGMRSFDQWLRWIHDREP; the protein is encoded by the coding sequence ATGCCAGTTACTGTTACGCTGTTTTGGAGTGACCCGGTTACAGAAGCCGAACAAGAAATCGTGGCGATTACTCCGATCGCGATGGGTCGCAGTCCAGATGCAATCAATGCTCAAGGCATTCCAGACCGTCAGCACGTCATTCTCAATAGCTTACAAGTGTCGCGCTTTCATGCCCTGATTGAATGGAAAGATCGTGAATTAATTGTCAGCGATCAGAGCAGCAGTAACGGAATTTTAGTCAATGGTAGACCTTGCCAAAGTTCGACGCTGGTCGATGGCGATGTTTTGCAAGTGGGACCGTTTCAGATTTCAGTACTGCGGACTCAGTTTCCATCACGAGTTACAACTGTTTCCCGTCCGCCTAGCATTCCATCACGATCGAGCTTTCCTCCTGCCTGGTTTACGGATGCCGAGCAGATTTCAATGGCAGATTTAGCTCACGGTGCTTCGCTCAGCAGAGCTGTACGCAAAGAAGTCGAACAGCTGGATTTTGCTGCGATCGGGGGTGGATTAGGAAGCTATATCTGGGCTGACTTACTGCGACTTTCTGGAATTCGTGCCGATCGAATTCGAGTGCTTGGAAAAGTGCAGTTTGATCAATCTGGTAACATTCGTCCCGATGCCGATCAAAAACCGTACTGGAACTATAAGCAACTGTGCGAATTTTCTCAGATTCCTCCCCATGAAAGACTCCGATCGAACTCTGATTCTTGCCCTGACAATATCTGGGGATTTCCGAGCTATGCCCTGCGAGAAGCTTGGACAGACTTTGGAAAAGGTGATATCGGTCATGCACTCAAATTGATGTGGCAAGTGTTCTCAGAGCCGACTGGAATCGAAACCTACACACCGCGATCGGGCAGAGTCTTCGATTCCATCGATCGAGAAATTCGCCGCATCGGATGGCATCAGATGTTTCGCTACGGAGATGTGCGGGCAATTCGGAAAACGAATGACGATCGCTATGTGATTGCTTATTCTCGCAGTAGTGCAAGAGGGTCAGACTATCGCTATCTAGTCGCTCGGCATGTTCAGATTGCGATCGGTTATCCAGCGTTGCGCTATTTGCCCTTAGTCACGGCGTATCGGGAGAAAACGAAAGAATCATTTCACGATCGCTTAGTCGTGAATGCCTACGAAGATCACCAACACATTTATGAACAGCTTAAACACCGAGGCGGCGGCGTTGTCATCCTACAAGGTCGCGGAATTGTTGCTTCTCGGATCATTCAGCGCATCTATGAAATGCGACAACAAGGTTGCAAAATTCAGATTGTTCACATGCTGCGATCGCCCGTTCCGCAAGGTCATCGCTACGAAACTTCTCAGCGAGTGGTAAAAAATCATCAGGAGCTTCAACCGTTTAATTGGCCCAAAGCTTGCTGGGGTGGAGAGCTAAGAGAAAAGCTAGAAAATGCAACACCGGAAGAACGCAAGCGATTGTTAAGTGATTGGGGTGGAACAACGACCGCCGATCGACGAGATTGGCAAGAAATTATCGATCAAGGGATTCGATCGGGTTGGTACCGCATTCTATTTGGTGAAATCAAAGACCTACAGCGAGAAGGGGAACGCTTGCGGATTGACATTATAGAGAAATCCGAAGGGCGCATGAGCAATGAGCAAATGATCAAAGTAGACTTTTTGATTGATGCAACTGGACTGACGAATGAAATTCAGTTCAGCCCGCTGCTCAAAGATTTAGTGCTGCGCTACAAGCTCGATCTCAATCCAACACAAAGACTATCGGTGAGCAATGGCTTTGAAATGAATGGAATGAGAAATGGAACGGGTCGAATGTACGCAGCGGGAGCAATGACATTGGGCGGTCCGTATGCGGCAGTTGATAGTTTTTTAGGGCTTCAGTATGCCGCGATCGCTGCGGTGGATGACCTTCTATCCGCAAATGTGTCTGGGGTGCAATCGTTGAATGGAATGCGATCGTTTGATCAATGGTTGCGATGGATTCACGATCGAGAACCTTAG
- a CDS encoding VWA domain-containing protein yields MKTCIHCGATNPDAANFCLDCGKALHSNPVQQSPIPQTVMPQSRMVQSQQEESNSTIIDVPPSQQEPRSNSTIIDVPNQVAKAAPAPTIIPQSRMPKPQVPDAVSASPNATIPNGQTPNYVDPAQFQALYQKVLQNQRKADILFVLDCTGSMQGEIDAVRDAITSFADTIQSQSVRARVGLIEFRDRLIHEEQRVLLFDGEPFTSDPALFREQVAHLKAKGGGDEPESSLDAVFLALDQPFDPSANKVIVLVTDAPPHIPDVTVQNIDQVVQKMRDVAVDQFYVVMKTQDSRSQVYLRLLEGRRGLAFEIGKGDDFRTRAEDFKRTLMALGKTISTATR; encoded by the coding sequence ATGAAAACGTGTATTCATTGCGGTGCGACCAATCCAGATGCAGCTAATTTCTGTCTTGACTGTGGTAAGGCTCTCCACTCGAATCCGGTGCAGCAAAGCCCAATTCCACAAACGGTGATGCCACAATCGCGAATGGTGCAATCTCAGCAAGAAGAATCGAATTCAACGATTATTGATGTACCGCCATCACAGCAAGAGCCGCGATCGAATTCAACGATCATTGATGTGCCAAATCAAGTTGCTAAAGCGGCTCCCGCTCCAACGATTATTCCACAGTCGCGAATGCCGAAACCCCAAGTGCCGGATGCGGTTTCAGCTTCTCCCAATGCTACGATTCCAAACGGACAAACTCCGAACTATGTTGATCCAGCACAGTTCCAAGCGCTCTATCAAAAAGTCCTTCAGAACCAGCGCAAAGCAGACATTCTGTTCGTACTCGATTGTACGGGAAGTATGCAGGGTGAAATTGATGCGGTGCGGGATGCGATTACTTCGTTTGCCGATACGATTCAATCGCAATCAGTTCGCGCTAGAGTCGGATTGATTGAATTTCGCGATCGCTTAATCCACGAAGAACAGCGCGTGTTACTCTTCGACGGCGAACCCTTTACCAGCGATCCAGCTCTATTCCGTGAGCAAGTTGCCCATCTCAAAGCTAAAGGTGGCGGTGATGAGCCAGAAAGTAGCTTAGATGCCGTTTTCCTTGCATTAGATCAACCCTTTGATCCAAGTGCCAATAAAGTGATTGTTTTGGTCACCGATGCACCCCCTCACATTCCAGATGTGACCGTTCAGAACATTGATCAAGTGGTGCAGAAAATGCGGGATGTCGCTGTTGATCAGTTCTATGTTGTAATGAAAACGCAAGATTCGCGCAGTCAAGTCTATCTTCGACTGTTAGAAGGCAGACGCGGATTAGCCTTTGAAATTGGTAAAGGCGATGATTTTCGGACTCGTGCCGAAGACTTCAAGCGTACCCTGATGGCACTAGGTAAAACGATTTCTACAGCAACTCGGTAA
- a CDS encoding RDD family protein codes for MISQLQYVGIPKRFLALFIDGLIQTFVGFVIFFGVSQAELAVKFLSYAALYTVIQWGYYSLMESSRARGTFGKMALGISVCNASGGQVSLQQATLRFLGKALWIVIFYAAIVIALFARYSGNPDSPYFVLAGILVIVSLLLGAVGYLMAAFMPERQALHDRIAHTFVIEDDDPERFVPQKIILQLIAIAVVARLLFHVIPGVPLTSGSTQTNQQQANQKTSVQSQRESNPPNQNSGNTPNQNSGNTNQNSNSNANQDSSTIMRCGVTEQLLPPSPNSYIDGDWKVNFAVGIESHQSVLRMKGATGVMRTEFFDKQANKPRVVLQAMKLKVSPNGIWLLGSNPIDEETKQATSTYSPDNIFVQRAPSGEFTAVNCDNNNNLSRVSIVPVNN; via the coding sequence ATGATTAGTCAACTTCAATATGTTGGGATTCCAAAGCGATTTCTAGCACTGTTTATTGATGGATTGATTCAAACTTTTGTCGGATTTGTCATTTTCTTCGGTGTTTCTCAAGCAGAACTCGCAGTAAAGTTTCTCTCTTATGCCGCGCTGTACACGGTGATTCAGTGGGGCTATTACAGCCTCATGGAAAGCTCTAGAGCACGAGGAACCTTTGGCAAAATGGCGCTAGGAATTAGTGTCTGTAATGCTTCAGGGGGGCAAGTCTCACTCCAGCAAGCGACGCTCAGATTTTTAGGAAAAGCGCTCTGGATTGTTATATTTTATGCTGCGATCGTCATTGCGCTATTTGCAAGATATTCAGGCAATCCAGATTCCCCTTACTTCGTGCTGGCGGGTATTTTGGTGATTGTTTCTCTGCTGCTTGGAGCGGTGGGCTATCTGATGGCGGCTTTTATGCCAGAGCGACAAGCGTTGCACGATCGGATTGCTCATACCTTTGTGATTGAAGATGATGATCCGGAGCGCTTTGTGCCGCAGAAAATCATTCTGCAACTGATCGCGATCGCGGTTGTTGCTCGATTGTTATTTCATGTGATTCCGGGTGTGCCGCTAACGAGTGGAAGTACTCAAACGAATCAACAGCAAGCCAATCAGAAAACTTCAGTGCAAAGTCAACGCGAATCGAATCCGCCAAATCAAAATTCTGGCAATACACCCAATCAGAATTCTGGCAACACAAATCAAAACTCCAACAGCAATGCAAATCAAGACTCCAGTACGATTATGCGTTGTGGAGTCACCGAGCAACTCTTACCGCCCAGCCCGAATTCTTACATTGATGGTGATTGGAAGGTAAATTTTGCAGTCGGCATTGAATCACATCAATCTGTGCTGCGAATGAAAGGAGCAACCGGAGTGATGCGAACCGAATTCTTTGATAAGCAAGCAAACAAACCTAGAGTGGTTTTGCAAGCGATGAAGCTCAAAGTTTCTCCGAATGGAATTTGGTTGCTCGGATCAAATCCGATCGACGAAGAAACAAAGCAAGCAACTTCCACTTACAGCCCGGATAACATCTTCGTACAACGCGCTCCGTCTGGGGAATTTACCGCTGTCAACTGCGACAACAACAATAACCTTTCTCGTGTGTCGATCGTTCCTGTTAACAACTAA
- a CDS encoding FHA domain-containing serine/threonine-protein kinase produces the protein MHDRVLQNYRGGIIPIQIPGVADVELLDLLGVGGFGTVWKVRDPATGKLYVLKIIQAIKPNTVLVERVRLEAEVSIPSKHIVPVIGLREWDSSTFLILFELFEARSLDKVLAEDTLKPEQKRRIFDQILIGVADAHRSNIIHRDLKPENILVGKDHYVKLIDFGLSKFKGKGLTMTGEVMGTPPYMSPELLIYGSKIADARVDIYALGHILYELAMGYTFWAKQGWVANRFENFVKFLGQFPQPVECIELSDFHCDFYHNAAAVLARMVKTNADDRFASVEDVIRVLAAEPSRKTVPPIPEVKETGGISFNYPLLTVESGTNRNARTLVTLEPGESIVLGRADIAGNDLSISSKHLIFTRQHGRYFVNDFQSKNGTLLRGMLLNPNAPPLEVQNDDRIKVGEIFLRFNSPA, from the coding sequence ATGCACGATCGTGTTTTACAAAACTATCGAGGCGGCATTATTCCGATTCAGATCCCAGGTGTAGCTGACGTTGAATTGCTGGATTTGCTTGGGGTCGGTGGCTTTGGTACGGTTTGGAAAGTGCGCGATCCAGCGACCGGGAAACTGTATGTGCTGAAAATCATTCAGGCGATCAAACCGAATACGGTGCTGGTCGAACGAGTGCGATTAGAAGCAGAAGTTTCGATTCCTTCAAAACATATTGTTCCGGTGATTGGACTTCGGGAATGGGATTCGAGCACTTTTTTGATTTTGTTTGAACTGTTTGAAGCGCGATCGCTCGATAAAGTTCTGGCTGAAGACACGCTAAAACCTGAACAGAAACGCCGCATTTTTGATCAAATCTTGATCGGAGTTGCTGATGCTCATCGTAGTAACATCATTCACCGCGATCTCAAGCCGGAAAACATTCTGGTCGGCAAAGATCATTATGTGAAGCTGATCGATTTTGGACTCTCGAAGTTCAAAGGCAAAGGATTAACAATGACGGGTGAAGTAATGGGGACACCACCCTATATGTCTCCAGAGCTTTTAATCTATGGCTCTAAGATTGCAGATGCGCGAGTGGACATTTACGCGCTCGGACACATTTTGTACGAGTTAGCAATGGGCTACACCTTTTGGGCGAAGCAAGGATGGGTTGCTAATCGATTCGAGAATTTCGTCAAATTCCTGGGGCAATTTCCACAACCCGTGGAGTGCATCGAGTTGAGTGATTTTCACTGCGACTTTTACCACAATGCCGCCGCTGTTCTCGCTCGAATGGTGAAGACAAACGCCGACGATCGATTCGCATCAGTGGAAGACGTGATTCGAGTCCTAGCAGCAGAACCGAGTCGAAAAACTGTGCCGCCGATTCCGGAAGTGAAAGAAACGGGCGGTATCTCCTTTAACTATCCCCTGTTAACGGTGGAATCCGGAACGAATCGAAATGCTCGAACTTTAGTCACACTAGAACCGGGTGAATCGATCGTTCTAGGTCGCGCCGACATTGCAGGTAACGATCTCAGTATCAGCAGTAAACATCTCATCTTTACTCGGCAGCATGGGCGCTACTTTGTCAATGATTTTCAGAGCAAAAACGGGACACTGCTTCGCGGAATGCTGCTCAATCCCAATGCTCCACCGCTGGAAGTGCAAAATGACGATCGTATTAAAGTTGGAGAAATTTTTCTTCGCTTCAATTCACCCGCTTAA
- a CDS encoding FHA domain-containing protein — MKELVLTWNGGSQSRVIRSNQPGILSNRFRIGRDPLTCDLVLPSVTQANLTVSKLHVEISFDSDQFYLHNLKGASNPPKLYGQKVYDAPVVMDKNGVLQLGKCEIAIAIVVPKVVTVPPTNPAESSKPDSVKPLMCPHCATGYTYEESAQLNGRCPKDGFFLHGASVYIPHNR; from the coding sequence ATGAAAGAGTTGGTGCTTACTTGGAATGGCGGTTCTCAATCCCGCGTCATTCGATCGAATCAGCCTGGAATTCTCTCAAATCGCTTCCGCATCGGTCGCGATCCGCTCACTTGTGATCTCGTTTTACCTTCTGTCACTCAAGCAAATTTAACTGTTTCTAAGCTTCACGTTGAAATTTCTTTTGATTCGGATCAGTTTTATTTGCATAATCTCAAAGGTGCAAGCAATCCTCCAAAGCTGTATGGTCAGAAAGTATATGATGCACCTGTTGTGATGGATAAAAACGGTGTATTACAGCTAGGAAAATGTGAGATTGCGATCGCGATCGTCGTTCCGAAAGTCGTTACCGTTCCACCCACGAATCCGGCTGAATCGTCGAAGCCCGATTCCGTCAAGCCGCTCATGTGTCCGCACTGTGCAACAGGATACACCTATGAAGAATCCGCACAGTTAAACGGTCGCTGTCCTAAAGATGGATTCTTTTTACACGGAGCTTCTGTCTATATTCCCCACAATCGTTAG
- a CDS encoding PP2C family serine/threonine-protein phosphatase, with translation MKSLNYFARSETNQRENNEDCHNSFLLEDQGVQIPVFVIADGMGGHEHGEDVSRQAVLKVEDFLKKTVDQVAAQADSIDYLKQVLLDAIESANELVQRMVSVNGWDRAGSTIVIALIWNNKAIAANLGDSPLFHWSQKTGELVRVTQDHSVPGILAQANLISEEMARYHERRGQLEFFLGCKTLPQPDPVYERTLEPGDLLLLCSDGISGSLSREQLKTILSKPIDLPEQAEQLIQAARNEGETDNQTVILWRYKVPSQATSIRKLPAATSVRSQPTLIQSSLTTQVQSPPRNRRKRTLSRRGLFLITAVCLAGAIAAIFIGFQLLTWIQAQSDPLLTQPTVKQVTPQQPAQTPIPRSPFHEFESLSADGSTLTTKDPDTQQFVQWHAPKLKAFDKNCRSNTPEPDDPQAILQQSPEQIITKSKTLGCIRLWKLKSPQGNSPLRQVEKPAIDVIVSIQGEHS, from the coding sequence ATGAAGAGTCTTAACTATTTCGCTCGGAGCGAAACGAATCAGCGAGAGAACAATGAAGACTGTCATAACAGCTTCTTGCTCGAAGATCAGGGCGTTCAGATCCCAGTTTTTGTCATTGCTGATGGAATGGGCGGACACGAACATGGCGAAGATGTCAGTCGTCAAGCAGTTCTGAAAGTAGAAGATTTTCTAAAGAAAACAGTTGATCAAGTTGCTGCACAAGCTGACTCGATCGATTATTTAAAACAAGTGCTACTCGATGCGATCGAGAGTGCAAACGAGCTAGTTCAACGCATGGTCAGCGTTAACGGTTGGGATCGGGCTGGATCAACGATCGTGATTGCGCTGATCTGGAACAACAAAGCGATCGCCGCAAATTTAGGAGATAGTCCTTTATTTCACTGGAGCCAAAAGACCGGGGAGCTAGTTCGCGTCACACAGGATCATTCGGTTCCCGGTATCTTAGCTCAAGCAAATTTAATCTCCGAAGAAATGGCACGCTACCACGAACGACGCGGACAGCTAGAGTTTTTTCTGGGGTGCAAAACCTTACCGCAACCTGATCCTGTTTACGAGAGAACTTTAGAACCCGGTGATTTATTGCTACTCTGCTCAGATGGAATCAGCGGCTCACTCAGTCGAGAGCAATTGAAAACAATCTTAAGTAAACCGATCGACTTACCCGAACAAGCGGAACAGTTAATCCAAGCGGCGAGAAATGAAGGAGAAACAGACAATCAAACTGTGATTTTATGGCGCTACAAAGTGCCCTCTCAAGCGACTTCTATCCGAAAACTTCCTGCTGCAACTTCAGTACGATCGCAGCCAACTCTCATTCAATCTTCGCTGACCACTCAAGTTCAATCACCGCCTCGCAATCGGCGGAAACGAACCCTCTCACGGCGCGGACTTTTCTTAATCACCGCTGTTTGTCTTGCAGGCGCGATCGCAGCGATTTTCATCGGCTTCCAACTCCTGACCTGGATTCAAGCTCAGAGCGATCCGCTCCTGACTCAACCCACTGTTAAGCAAGTGACTCCACAGCAACCCGCTCAAACCCCAATTCCGCGATCGCCGTTTCACGAGTTTGAATCGCTTTCCGCAGATGGTTCGACCTTGACCACAAAAGATCCCGACACCCAGCAATTTGTTCAGTGGCACGCTCCGAAGCTCAAAGCTTTCGACAAAAATTGTCGATCGAACACACCAGAACCCGACGACCCACAAGCAATTTTGCAACAATCGCCCGAACAGATCATCACAAAGAGCAAAACTTTAGGGTGCATTCGGTTGTGGAAGCTCAAATCGCCTCAAGGCAATTCTCCCCTGCGTCAGGTCGAAAAACCTGCGATCGATGTCATTGTCTCGATTCAAGGTGAACATTCATGA
- a CDS encoding DUF3370 domain-containing protein produces MLSLLSSLILSQATPTPQPQTIVESQEMRSLPGELDSVLVFNSNSPEVVQKEGILLSTFSPAGKQVPSAHLNQVFSGRFDIFAHHIAKALTPTDLRTLYLGVIANNPGKEPITIDILQAASYLSQPDAPFIPLPSSIGNDDGKNFSGPGSRAVGDVLRGLRQDIFPAQIVIPPGESRMLLNLPIPVKTLTPPLNGRSTLMRLRSTGAVYLASLGMFAKQNPDGQEREPNLQEWETLLNTADVSGPRDKTPTPIEQTQGTLIYSRVAGVAVGSQWNGRIVEQGRDFLSVPDPGKGFSYGLATLHRGTLGTNQNQSAKLIRRYPDTAYQAHGNYAIQYSLTMPLENTSDQPRTVVVTVETPLKREDTEQGLRFLQPPGPQMNFRGTIRLRYNDDRGLPQTSYFHLVQRRGQQGDPLITLQMKPQERRFVQFDFLYPPDATPPQVLTVKTLQP; encoded by the coding sequence ATGTTGTCGCTTCTTTCCAGTTTGATTTTGTCACAAGCTACTCCCACTCCCCAACCCCAAACGATCGTCGAATCCCAAGAAATGCGATCGCTCCCCGGTGAACTCGATTCTGTCCTCGTCTTTAACAGCAATAGCCCCGAAGTCGTACAAAAAGAAGGCATTTTGCTCTCAACCTTTTCCCCCGCTGGAAAGCAAGTTCCTTCAGCTCATCTCAATCAAGTTTTTTCAGGACGCTTTGACATTTTCGCGCACCATATCGCCAAAGCACTGACCCCGACTGATTTGAGAACGCTGTATCTCGGAGTGATTGCAAACAATCCTGGCAAAGAACCGATCACGATCGACATTCTGCAAGCGGCAAGCTATCTTAGCCAACCCGATGCCCCGTTTATTCCGTTGCCGTCGTCGATCGGAAACGATGATGGGAAAAATTTCTCAGGTCCTGGAAGTCGGGCAGTAGGCGACGTGCTGCGGGGATTGCGGCAAGATATCTTTCCGGCTCAGATCGTGATCCCGCCTGGAGAAAGCCGGATGTTGCTCAATTTGCCGATTCCGGTGAAGACACTCACGCCGCCCTTAAATGGTCGATCGACGTTGATGAGACTTCGGAGCACAGGAGCAGTTTATCTCGCCAGTTTGGGAATGTTCGCGAAGCAAAATCCAGATGGACAAGAGCGCGAACCCAATTTGCAAGAATGGGAAACGTTATTGAACACAGCAGATGTTTCAGGACCGCGAGACAAAACACCAACCCCGATCGAGCAAACTCAGGGAACGCTGATCTACAGTCGGGTTGCAGGTGTAGCGGTTGGCTCTCAGTGGAACGGCAGAATCGTGGAGCAAGGTCGCGATTTTCTCTCAGTTCCTGACCCTGGAAAAGGCTTCTCTTACGGTTTAGCAACTTTGCATCGCGGCACATTAGGCACGAATCAAAACCAAAGCGCGAAGTTGATTCGACGTTATCCAGACACGGCTTATCAAGCACACGGAAACTATGCGATTCAGTACAGTTTAACGATGCCGCTAGAAAATACGAGCGATCAGCCTCGAACGGTTGTGGTCACCGTTGAAACACCGCTGAAACGAGAAGACACAGAACAAGGATTGCGCTTTTTACAGCCGCCGGGACCGCAAATGAACTTTAGAGGAACGATTCGCCTGCGGTATAACGACGATCGAGGTTTACCGCAGACGAGCTATTTCCATCTCGTTCAGCGACGTGGACAACAAGGCGATCCGCTGATCACGTTGCAGATGAAGCCTCAAGAACGGCGCTTCGTTCAGTTCGATTTTCTCTATCCGCCTGATGCGACACCGCCGCAGGTTTTGACGGTGAAAACTTTGCAGCCATAA